One window of the Pseudomonas sp. S04 genome contains the following:
- a CDS encoding GNAT family N-acetyltransferase encodes MTITFRAVEAQDIPRIRGFARNQEEQFFFFPAATWPLTDQQLQGSIDKRSDSTVIELDGVVVGFANFYQWATAGTCTIGNVIVDPEVRGKGIGAQLIEQMITTARTRHQAREVTLSCFNTNVAGLLLYPKLGFTPFAIEERQDSEGRRLALVHLRIAA; translated from the coding sequence ATGACCATCACTTTCAGAGCGGTAGAAGCCCAGGATATTCCGCGAATCCGTGGTTTTGCGCGCAATCAGGAAGAACAGTTTTTCTTTTTCCCGGCCGCGACCTGGCCGCTGACCGACCAACAATTACAGGGTTCGATCGACAAACGTTCGGACTCCACAGTGATCGAGCTGGACGGTGTGGTGGTCGGTTTTGCCAATTTCTATCAATGGGCAACGGCGGGCACCTGCACTATCGGCAACGTGATCGTCGACCCTGAGGTGCGGGGCAAGGGAATCGGTGCGCAATTGATCGAACAGATGATCACGACTGCCCGCACCCGGCACCAGGCCCGGGAGGTGACGCTGTCGTGTTTCAACACTAACGTGGCCGGGTTGTTGCTCTACCCCAAACTGGGGTTTACCCCGTTTGCCATTGAAGAACGCCAGGACTCCGAGGGCCGCCGGCTGGCCTTGGTGCATTTGCGTATAGCGGCGTAG